A genome region from Geodermatophilus bullaregiensis includes the following:
- the tuf gene encoding elongation factor Tu: protein MAKAKFERTKPHVNIGTIGHIDHGKTTLTAAITKVLHDKYPDLNEASAFDQIDKAPEEKARGITISIAHVEYQTENRHYAHVDCPGHADYIKNMITGAAQMDGAILVVAATDGPMPQTKEHVLLARQVGVPYIVVALNKADMVDDEEILELVELEVRELLSEYEFPGDDVPVVRVSALKALEGDAEWGDKLMELMTAVDTAIPEPEREIDKPFLMPVEDVFTITGRGTVVTGRVERGIVKVSETVEIVGIRPNSTSTTVTGVEMFRKLLDQGQAGDNVGLLLRGIKREDVERGQVVVKPGSITPHTNFEGSVYILSKDEGGRHTPFFNNYRPQFYFRTTDVTGVVTLPAGTEMVMPGDNTEMTVELIQPIAMEEGLRFAIREGGRTVGAGRVTKIIK from the coding sequence GTGGCCAAGGCCAAGTTCGAGCGGACCAAGCCGCACGTCAACATCGGCACCATCGGGCACATCGACCACGGTAAGACCACGCTGACCGCGGCAATCACCAAGGTGCTGCACGACAAGTACCCGGACCTCAACGAGGCGTCGGCCTTCGACCAGATCGACAAGGCGCCCGAGGAGAAGGCCCGCGGCATCACGATCTCGATCGCCCACGTCGAGTACCAGACGGAGAACCGTCACTACGCGCACGTCGACTGCCCCGGGCACGCCGACTACATCAAGAACATGATCACCGGTGCGGCGCAGATGGACGGCGCCATCCTGGTGGTCGCCGCGACCGACGGCCCGATGCCGCAGACCAAGGAGCACGTCCTCCTGGCCCGCCAGGTCGGTGTCCCCTACATCGTCGTGGCGCTGAACAAGGCCGACATGGTCGACGACGAGGAGATCCTCGAGCTCGTCGAGCTGGAGGTGCGCGAGCTGCTGTCCGAGTACGAGTTCCCGGGCGACGACGTCCCCGTGGTCCGCGTCTCGGCGCTGAAGGCCCTCGAGGGCGACGCCGAGTGGGGCGACAAGCTCATGGAGCTCATGACCGCCGTCGACACGGCGATCCCCGAGCCCGAGCGTGAGATCGACAAGCCGTTCCTCATGCCGGTCGAGGACGTCTTCACTATCACCGGTCGCGGCACCGTCGTCACCGGTCGCGTGGAGCGCGGCATCGTCAAGGTGTCGGAGACCGTCGAGATCGTCGGCATCCGCCCGAACTCGACCTCGACCACCGTCACCGGCGTCGAGATGTTCCGCAAGCTGCTCGACCAGGGCCAGGCCGGTGACAACGTGGGTCTGCTGCTGCGCGGCATCAAGCGCGAGGACGTGGAGCGCGGCCAGGTCGTCGTGAAGCCCGGCTCGATCACCCCGCACACCAACTTCGAGGGTTCGGTCTACATCCTCTCGAAGGACGAGGGTGGCCGTCACACGCCGTTCTTCAACAACTACCGGCCCCAGTTCTACTTCCGGACCACGGACGTCACGGGCGTCGTGACCCTGCCGGCCGGCACCGAGATGGTCATGCCGGGCGACAACACCGAGATGACGGTCGAGCTGATCCAGCCGATCGCCATGGAGGAGGGCCTGCGGTTCGCCATCCGTGAGGGTGGCCGCAC
- the fusA gene encoding elongation factor G, giving the protein MASNEAQLAKTRNIGIMAHIDAGKTTTTERILFYTGINYKIGEVHDGAATMDWMEQEQERGITITSAATKCSWNDHDINIIDTPGHVDFTVEVERSLRVLDGAVAVYDGVAGVEPQTEQVWRQAEKYSVPRMCFVNKLDRTGADFFRCVDMMVERLGANPAVLQLPIGAEADFIGVVDLVQMKALTWRGETAMGEEYATEEIPAELADQAAEYREKLLETIAETDDELMEAYLGGEEISVERLKAAIRKATIAAQVNPVLTGTAFKNKGIQPLLDAVTDYLPSPLDVEAIVGTAMDGETEVLRHADEDEPFSALAFKIQTDQHLGKLTYVRVYSGRLSSGSPVLNSTKDRKERIGKIYQMHANKREERAGVGAGQIVAVVGLKQTTTGDTLCDPQNPVILESMTFPAPVISVAIEPKTKGDQEKLGTAIQKLAEEDPTFQVKLDEETGQTVISGMGELHLEILVDRMRREFKVEANVGKPQVAYRETIRKLVEKVDYTHKKQTGGSGQFAKVQVSIEPLEVAADGPTYEFVNAVTGGRIPREYIPSVDQGMQDAMQYGILAGYPMVGVKATLVDGQYHEVDSSEMAFKIAGSMVFKEAARKASPALLEPMMAVEVVTPEDYMGDVIGDLNSRRGMIQAMEERSGARVVRALVPLSEMFGYVGDLRSRTQGRASYTMVFDSYAEVPQNVAKEIIAKATGE; this is encoded by the coding sequence ATGGCCAGCAACGAGGCCCAGCTCGCCAAGACCCGCAACATCGGGATCATGGCGCACATCGACGCGGGCAAGACCACGACGACCGAGCGCATCCTCTTCTACACCGGTATCAACTACAAGATCGGTGAGGTCCACGACGGCGCGGCCACGATGGACTGGATGGAGCAGGAGCAGGAGCGCGGCATCACCATCACGTCGGCCGCGACGAAGTGCTCCTGGAACGACCACGACATCAACATCATCGACACCCCCGGGCACGTCGACTTCACCGTCGAGGTGGAGCGGTCCCTGCGCGTGCTCGACGGTGCCGTGGCCGTCTACGACGGTGTCGCCGGCGTCGAGCCGCAGACCGAGCAGGTCTGGCGGCAGGCCGAGAAGTACAGCGTCCCGCGCATGTGCTTCGTCAACAAGCTCGACCGCACCGGCGCGGACTTCTTCCGCTGCGTCGACATGATGGTCGAGCGGCTCGGCGCCAACCCGGCCGTGCTGCAGCTGCCGATCGGTGCCGAGGCCGACTTCATCGGCGTCGTCGACCTGGTGCAGATGAAGGCCCTCACCTGGCGCGGGGAGACCGCGATGGGTGAGGAGTACGCCACCGAGGAGATCCCGGCCGAGCTCGCCGACCAGGCCGCCGAGTACCGCGAGAAGCTGCTCGAGACCATCGCCGAGACCGACGACGAGCTCATGGAGGCCTACCTCGGCGGCGAGGAGATCTCCGTCGAGCGGCTCAAGGCCGCCATCCGCAAGGCGACCATCGCCGCGCAGGTCAACCCGGTGCTGACCGGCACGGCGTTCAAGAACAAGGGCATCCAGCCCCTGCTCGACGCCGTGACCGACTACCTGCCCAGCCCGCTGGACGTCGAGGCCATCGTCGGCACCGCCATGGACGGCGAGACCGAGGTCCTGCGGCACGCCGACGAGGACGAGCCGTTCTCGGCGCTGGCCTTCAAGATCCAGACCGACCAGCACCTCGGCAAGCTGACCTACGTCCGGGTCTACTCCGGCCGGCTCAGCTCCGGGTCCCCGGTGCTCAACAGCACCAAGGACCGCAAGGAGCGGATCGGCAAGATCTACCAGATGCACGCCAACAAGCGCGAGGAGCGCGCGGGCGTGGGTGCCGGTCAGATCGTCGCCGTCGTCGGGCTGAAGCAGACGACCACGGGGGACACCCTCTGCGACCCGCAGAACCCGGTGATCCTCGAGTCGATGACCTTCCCGGCCCCGGTCATCTCGGTCGCCATCGAGCCCAAGACCAAGGGCGACCAGGAGAAGCTGGGCACGGCCATCCAGAAGCTGGCCGAGGAGGACCCGACCTTCCAGGTCAAGCTCGACGAGGAGACCGGCCAGACGGTCATCTCCGGCATGGGCGAGCTGCACCTGGAGATCCTCGTCGACCGCATGCGGCGCGAGTTCAAGGTCGAGGCCAACGTCGGCAAGCCGCAGGTCGCCTACCGCGAGACCATCCGCAAGCTGGTCGAGAAGGTCGACTACACCCACAAGAAGCAGACGGGTGGGTCCGGCCAGTTCGCCAAGGTGCAGGTCAGCATCGAGCCGCTGGAGGTCGCCGCCGACGGCCCGACCTACGAGTTCGTCAACGCCGTCACCGGTGGTCGCATCCCGAGGGAGTACATCCCCTCGGTCGACCAGGGCATGCAGGACGCCATGCAGTACGGCATCCTCGCCGGCTACCCGATGGTGGGCGTCAAGGCCACCCTCGTCGACGGCCAGTACCACGAGGTCGACTCCTCGGAGATGGCCTTCAAGATTGCCGGCTCGATGGTCTTCAAGGAGGCCGCGCGCAAGGCCAGCCCGGCCCTGCTCGAGCCGATGATGGCCGTCGAGGTCGTCACGCCCGAGGACTACATGGGCGACGTCATCGGCGACCTGAACTCCCGGCGCGGGATGATCCAGGCGATGGAGGAGCGCTCCGGCGCCCGCGTCGTCCGGGCCCTGGTCCCGCTCTCGGAGATGTTCGGCTACGTGGGCGACCTGCGCAGCCGCACCCAGGGGCGGGCGAGCTACACCATGGTGTTCGACTCGTACGCCGAGGTCCCGCAGAACGTGGCCAAGGAGATCATCGCCAAGGCCACCGGCGAGTGA
- the rpsG gene encoding 30S ribosomal protein S7 — protein MPRKGPAPRRPLVADPVYQSPLVTQLVNKVLVDGKRSVAEAIVYGALEGARAKTDTDPVVTLKRALDNVKPALEVRSRRVGGATYQVPVEVRASRSTTLGLRWLIQYSRARREKTMTERLMNELLDASNGLGAAVKRREDTHKMAESNKAFAHYRW, from the coding sequence ATGCCGCGCAAGGGCCCCGCGCCGCGCCGTCCGCTGGTCGCCGACCCGGTCTACCAGTCGCCGCTGGTCACCCAGCTGGTGAACAAGGTCCTCGTCGACGGCAAGCGCTCGGTCGCCGAGGCGATCGTCTACGGCGCCCTCGAGGGTGCCCGCGCCAAGACCGACACCGACCCGGTGGTGACGCTCAAGCGCGCGCTGGACAACGTCAAGCCGGCCCTCGAGGTCCGCAGCCGCCGCGTCGGCGGTGCGACCTACCAGGTCCCGGTCGAGGTCCGCGCGTCCCGGAGCACCACCCTCGGCCTGCGCTGGCTGATCCAGTACAGCCGCGCCCGCCGGGAGAAGACGATGACCGAGCGCCTCATGAACGAGCTGCTCGACGCCAGCAACGGCCTCGGTGCCGCGGTCAAGCGCCGCGAGGACACCCACAAGATGGCCGAGTCGAACAAGGCCTTCGCGCACTACCGCTGGTAG
- the rpsL gene encoding 30S ribosomal protein S12: MPTINQLVRKGREDKVEKTKTPALKGSPQRRGVCTRVYTTTPKKPNSALRKVARVRLTSGIEVTAYIPGVGHNLQEHSMVLVRGGRVKDLPGVRYKIIRGSLDTQGVRNRKQARSRYGAKKEKS; the protein is encoded by the coding sequence ATGCCCACGATCAACCAGCTGGTCCGCAAGGGCCGCGAGGACAAGGTCGAGAAGACCAAGACCCCGGCGTTGAAGGGCTCCCCTCAGCGTCGCGGCGTGTGCACCCGCGTGTACACGACGACGCCGAAGAAGCCGAACTCGGCGCTGCGCAAGGTCGCTCGCGTCCGCCTCACCAGTGGCATCGAGGTGACCGCCTACATCCCGGGTGTCGGCCACAACCTGCAGGAGCACTCGATGGTGCTCGTGCGCGGCGGCCGCGTGAAGGACCTCCCGGGTGTGCGCTACAAGATCATCCGTGGCTCGCTGGACACCCAGGGTGTCCGCAACCGCAAGCAGGCCCGCAGCCGCTACGGCGCGAAGAAGGAGAAGAGCTAA